A stretch of the Medicago truncatula cultivar Jemalong A17 chromosome 5, MtrunA17r5.0-ANR, whole genome shotgun sequence genome encodes the following:
- the LOC11411934 gene encoding probable mannitol dehydrogenase → MENTLSNEKEVPVFGWAARESSGILSPFSFSRRANGDRDITIKILFCGVCHGDVHFAKNELGHSLYPMVPGHEIVGEVMKVGQSVTKFKIGDIAGVGPLCGSCGLCSNCSKGWENYCSKQILTYNSHDHDGSITYGGYSNKIVVNEHFAIMMPKGLPLEGAAPLLCAGSTVYSPMMHHGLCQSGQHLGVVGLGGLGHVAVKFAKAFKMKVTVISTSPGKKEEALERLGADSFLLMNDQQQLQEAKDTMDGIIDTVSGPHSLYPLIEMLKTCGKLILVGASVTPPILPYMPLMSGRKIIAGSAGGGMKESQDMIDFAAKHNITADIEVISMDYVNTAFERLAKNDVKYRFVIDVANTLK, encoded by the exons ATGGAAAACACATTATCAAATGAAAAGGAAGTACCTGTCTTCGGGTGGGCAGCTAGAGAATCCTCAGGAATTCTCTCCCCCTTTAGCTTCTCTAGAAG GGCAAATGGAGATCGTGATATCACCATAAAGATACTCTTTTGTGGGGTTTGCCATGGAGACGTTCATTTCGCCAAGAATGAGTTAGGCCATAGCCTCTATCCCATGGTTCCCGG ACATGAGATAGTGGGTGAAGTAATGAAGGTGGGCCAAAGTGtgacaaaattcaaaattggtGACATAGCAGGAGTGGGACCATTATGTGGTTCATGTGGTTTATGTTCCAATTGCTCCAAAGGTTGGGAAAATTATTGCTCCAAACAAATTTTAACTTATAATTCACATGACCATGATGGATCAATAACCTATGGTGGATACTCAAATAAAATAGTGGTTAATGAGCATTTTGCTATTATGATGCCAAAAGGGTTACCACTAGAAGGTGCAGCTCCATTGCTATGTGCTGGATCAACAGTTTATAGTCCAATGATGCATCATGGACTGTGTCAAAGTGGACAACATTTAGGTGTAGTTGGGTTAGGTGGACTTGGTCATGTTGCAGTCAAGTTTGCTAAGGCTTTCAAAATGAAAGTCACTGTGATAAGTACTTCTCctggaaagaaagaagaagctTTGGAAAGGCTTGGTGCTGATTCATTCTTGCTCATGAatgatcaacaacaattgcag GAAGCAAAGGACACAATGGACGGCATCATAGACACAGTTTCAGGCCCTCATTCACTCTACCCATTAATTGAAATGTTGAAGACATGTGGCAAATTAATTTTAGTTGGTGCATCAGTTACACCTCCTATCTTGCCATATATGCCTTTAATGTCtg ggaGGAAGATAATTGCAGGTAGTGCTGGGGGAGGAATGAAAGAGAGCCAAGACATGATTGATTTTGCAGCAAAGCACAATATTACAGCAGATATTGAAGTGATTTCAATGGATTATGTGAACACTGCTTTTGAGAGACTTGCAAAGAATGATGTTAAATACCGATTTGTCATTGATGTGGCTAATACTCTTAAGTAA